The following proteins come from a genomic window of Methanocella conradii HZ254:
- a CDS encoding 50S ribosomal protein L40e, with protein MARFPEAEARKLNVLICRKCNARNALRATRCRKCGYTGLRPKKKELKA; from the coding sequence ATGGCAAGATTCCCTGAAGCTGAGGCTAGAAAGCTAAACGTCCTGATCTGCAGGAAGTGCAACGCGCGCAACGCTTTACGTGCGACCCGATGCAGGAAATGCGGCTATACCGGCCTGAGGCCTAAGAAGAAGGAGCTTAAAGCGTAA